The following are encoded in a window of bacterium SCSIO 12643 genomic DNA:
- a CDS encoding Na+/H+ antiporter NhaC family protein: MKRAGLFVFLTLFIFTGFTQSNWEVELPDVLVEGVETTITLKLNQTIEEPISEVLVNGTRLAVESQNKNQLEVAFTPENVKKLEIQLGEEQVTQAINPIPLWTSILPPLIAIVLALLLKEVISSLFIGILSGTLIMSFYSNGMSGLVSGFFNTIDTYILNALNDWSHIAVIVFSMTIAGIVSIISKNGGMLGVVNRLEPYAQNPRSGQFVIWFMGVLIFFDDYANTLVVGNTMRPVADRLKISRQKLAYLVDSTAAPVAAIAFITTWIGAELGYIETGLGHLPELDESPYSVFLMSLQYAFYPIFTLAFMLMLIYKGRDFGPMLLAEKNARKGIEAGNELNEDDDEFTAKEGIRPKSFNAVIPILIVILGAIAGMYITGMNGTSQTDLEGLSFFRKLSVVIGNSDSFTALLWSSMAGIIAAVILTVSQKIMSLEETINSGIGGFKTMIPAMIILVLAWALAGITEDMHTAVFLQGLWSDALSPIFIPAVVFILSGMVAFSTGSSWGTMAILYPLLLPASYHVAIEAGLSHDEAMVIFYNVVSVILAGSVFGDHCSPISDTTILSSLATSCNHLEHVKTQMPYAVTVGTIAIIIGSIPAAMGVSSLITFPVGLAVLYAIVQFIGKPIED; this comes from the coding sequence ATGAAAAGAGCGGGTCTATTTGTATTTTTAACCTTATTCATATTTACGGGGTTTACTCAAAGCAATTGGGAAGTTGAATTACCTGATGTTTTAGTCGAGGGTGTAGAAACAACAATTACGCTTAAGTTAAACCAAACTATAGAAGAACCAATAAGTGAAGTATTGGTCAATGGAACCCGGTTGGCTGTAGAATCTCAAAACAAGAATCAACTTGAGGTTGCATTTACTCCTGAAAATGTAAAGAAATTAGAGATACAATTAGGCGAGGAACAGGTTACTCAAGCGATAAACCCGATACCGCTGTGGACATCAATTTTACCTCCCTTAATCGCAATTGTATTGGCATTGCTGCTAAAAGAGGTCATCTCATCCTTATTTATTGGAATTCTTTCTGGGACTTTAATCATGTCGTTCTACTCAAATGGAATGTCCGGATTGGTTAGTGGTTTTTTTAATACCATAGACACTTACATACTAAATGCATTGAATGATTGGTCACATATAGCGGTAATCGTATTCTCAATGACCATCGCTGGGATTGTGAGTATTATTTCTAAGAATGGGGGAATGCTAGGTGTAGTAAACAGGTTAGAACCGTATGCTCAAAATCCTAGAAGCGGACAGTTTGTGATCTGGTTTATGGGTGTACTGATTTTCTTTGATGATTATGCCAATACACTGGTGGTAGGAAATACTATGCGCCCCGTAGCTGATCGGTTAAAAATTTCAAGACAAAAACTGGCTTATTTAGTCGATTCCACAGCAGCTCCGGTGGCAGCTATCGCATTTATTACGACATGGATCGGAGCCGAATTGGGATATATTGAAACAGGGTTGGGGCATCTGCCTGAATTAGATGAATCACCTTATTCAGTATTTCTAATGTCACTTCAATATGCTTTTTATCCAATATTTACATTGGCATTTATGCTGATGCTAATTTACAAAGGTCGCGATTTTGGCCCCATGTTATTGGCTGAAAAGAATGCACGTAAGGGAATTGAGGCGGGGAATGAATTAAATGAAGATGATGATGAGTTTACGGCAAAAGAAGGAATTCGTCCAAAATCGTTTAATGCAGTAATTCCTATTTTAATTGTCATTTTAGGTGCAATTGCAGGAATGTACATTACCGGAATGAATGGTACATCTCAGACAGATTTAGAGGGATTGAGTTTCTTTAGAAAATTATCTGTCGTTATAGGTAACTCAGATTCTTTTACGGCCTTGTTGTGGTCTTCCATGGCAGGGATTATTGCCGCTGTTATTTTGACTGTAAGTCAGAAAATAATGTCACTTGAGGAAACTATAAATTCAGGGATTGGTGGTTTCAAAACCATGATTCCTGCAATGATAATACTGGTTTTAGCCTGGGCGTTGGCAGGCATAACTGAAGACATGCATACCGCAGTATTCTTACAAGGATTATGGTCGGATGCCTTGTCACCTATATTTATTCCTGCTGTAGTTTTTATATTATCAGGTATGGTGGCTTTTTCAACAGGTTCTTCATGGGGAACTATGGCTATTTTGTACCCTCTACTACTTCCTGCCTCATATCATGTGGCGATAGAAGCAGGGTTATCACATGACGAAGCAATGGTGATATTTTATAATGTAGTATCGGTGATTCTGGCAGGATCTGTTTTTGGTGATCATTGCTCTCCGATTTCTGATACAACAATTCTGAGTTCATTGGCAACCTCATGTAATCATTTGGAGCACGTAAAAACTCAAATGCCATATGCAGTCACAGTTGGAACCATTGCCATTATAATTGGTTCAATTCCTGCAGCTATGGGTGTTTCCTCACTAATTACATTTCCAGTGGGTCTGGCAGTTTTATATGCTATAGTCCAATTTATAGGGAAACCAATAGAAGACTAA
- a CDS encoding tetratricopeptide repeat protein: MKSITDQVPFTMNSSSFLFKISPTPYLIFSFRFVLIFLIHTLFLSTSIAQNNFSDYYQIFQNIPSQNEDSALLLFNEALLRIQNDSYHKKIQTEEANLRNAQCHLALATWYTDHSSIPKSLKYSNKGLEYLSDLKGTTTEAELLNNLLDAYHQNGKMDSVQSILNKTLEHKKFATDSLASAIDLITIGTYSITQGKTDTAIILYERSLDILNTQNSPYWKAACLRLLANRNNKLGNIDKTLLYLDQSLEIQKDLNHKVNEAKTLIQIGAIYGEQSKPDIALKYFDDAQKLNNELRNLEIQAKIYHRKANLYSSQNNCSKSLEFHQKSLNLVIENQMSPWVIPMCQSNIAQQYTCLGDYTKALHYINLSLDNGDKVGFPTFYALNLYRKGNIYRELHDYPQASKYLREALNIYQEIKHLVNIERVSRSLSEVLFEQGQSTEAYKLLQVSNQLKDSLSENKIEKLIVEKDKRFALEQSRQKAELQAAQITHLEEEKNTERIIFITLIILFIALLVIVYLGINNFKQRKAKEEIENRSKIELYQKEMDLLRMQVSSLLQESKNTTNQPFELDSINNYLQTPLTGRELDVLTQLSQGKSNSEIGEILFVSVNTVGTHLKNIYSKLEVNNRVQAVKVATSLTHKAPHHN; encoded by the coding sequence ATGAAAAGTATCACCGATCAAGTACCATTTACAATGAATTCCTCCTCATTTCTATTCAAAATCTCACCAACTCCATATCTTATCTTCTCATTTCGATTCGTTCTTATTTTTCTCATTCATACACTATTTCTTTCTACTTCAATTGCGCAAAATAATTTTTCAGATTACTATCAAATCTTCCAAAACATCCCATCTCAAAACGAAGACAGTGCTTTATTACTGTTTAATGAAGCATTATTGCGCATTCAAAATGATTCCTACCATAAAAAAATCCAAACAGAAGAAGCCAATCTACGCAATGCCCAATGCCATTTAGCTCTGGCAACATGGTATACAGATCATTCGAGTATTCCAAAATCGTTGAAATATTCCAATAAAGGATTAGAATATTTATCAGACCTTAAAGGCACTACAACCGAAGCCGAGCTATTGAATAATTTATTAGATGCTTATCATCAAAATGGAAAAATGGACTCTGTTCAGTCCATTTTAAATAAAACTCTGGAACACAAAAAATTCGCAACCGATTCTCTGGCATCCGCAATTGACCTAATCACTATTGGAACCTATAGTATAACGCAAGGAAAGACCGACACGGCTATTATTTTGTATGAGCGTTCGTTGGATATTTTAAATACTCAAAATTCACCCTATTGGAAAGCCGCTTGTCTCAGATTATTAGCCAACCGAAATAATAAACTCGGTAATATTGATAAGACCCTACTCTATTTAGATCAAAGTCTGGAAATTCAGAAAGATTTAAACCATAAAGTAAACGAGGCTAAAACTCTGATTCAAATTGGTGCTATTTATGGTGAACAATCCAAACCGGATATTGCTTTAAAGTATTTTGATGATGCTCAAAAATTGAATAATGAATTACGGAATCTTGAGATTCAAGCGAAAATTTACCACAGAAAGGCCAATCTATATTCTTCTCAAAACAATTGCAGCAAGAGTCTAGAATTTCATCAAAAATCACTGAACCTGGTTATAGAAAATCAAATGAGTCCCTGGGTAATTCCAATGTGTCAATCCAATATTGCGCAACAATACACTTGCCTGGGTGATTATACCAAAGCCCTGCATTATATCAATCTTTCATTAGATAATGGGGATAAAGTGGGGTTTCCTACATTCTACGCACTAAATCTCTATAGAAAAGGCAATATTTATCGTGAATTACATGATTATCCTCAAGCCAGTAAATATCTCCGTGAAGCTTTAAACATTTATCAAGAAATCAAACATTTGGTTAACATTGAACGTGTAAGTCGTTCCCTATCAGAAGTTTTATTTGAACAAGGTCAATCTACTGAAGCCTATAAACTTCTTCAGGTATCTAATCAATTAAAAGACAGTCTATCAGAAAATAAAATTGAGAAACTAATCGTAGAAAAAGACAAACGATTTGCGCTGGAACAATCTCGTCAAAAGGCTGAACTTCAGGCAGCCCAAATCACACATTTGGAAGAAGAAAAAAACACAGAACGAATTATTTTCATTACACTCATCATCCTATTTATTGCATTACTGGTCATTGTCTACTTAGGCATCAATAATTTCAAGCAACGAAAGGCCAAAGAAGAAATAGAAAACAGATCAAAAATTGAATTGTATCAAAAAGAAATGGACCTGCTCCGAATGCAGGTCAGTTCCTTACTTCAAGAAAGCAAAAACACTACAAATCAACCTTTTGAATTAGATTCAATCAATAACTATTTACAGACACCATTAACGGGGAGAGAATTGGATGTATTGACCCAATTATCTCAGGGAAAAAGTAATAGTGAAATCGGAGAAATCTTATTTGTATCTGTGAATACTGTAGGAACTCATTTGAAAAACATCTACTCCAAACTTGAAGTAAACAATCGTGTGCAAGCAGTTAAAGTAGCCACGAGCCTAACACATAAGGCGCCCCATCATAACTAA
- a CDS encoding TonB-dependent receptor, producing MRLLLFLLFVLVYSNIHSQYRLSGSLYDDTKKPLPYATVLVFKQADSSSVAHGVTDLNGRYQINIQENGAYRLKYSYMGFSDKIISLNIYEDSNDIEIQDMFLEHSPVELKTLNVISERVPVKIKGDTIQYNSESFKVSAGSDVEQLLEKLPGFEIDSEGNIMVHGKRVEKVLVDGKEFFGNDLKIATKNLEAEAIQFVEVTDKKSDEALFTGSEEDNEIKVVNLTLKAPYKTGAFGKASVGVGTEKTYQGKINYHQFNQNSRLSIIGHVNNVNERISPNLGAIKSYRFNALRGIASNEGIRSSLSPGLNLNQQLSEKVELQISYHYIEDQTKLVKGIASDNFSGDTTYQSYEDILMDEISKNHVIKTKLKWNPGTRTLVSLENDMVLFRKHFGGDSRFRYPDGMTNILSFTRNLSHTTSNGFGGLSRLSVTHKFKKEGRNVNLVGNLNVYQENNKSRIHNYLIGGEQYQTQNFNGNKRKWSIEGYFTEPINGFWNVRLGQQFFQENELQNRSSSTNEVIDSTDFQEGSGTIRTVTENKSSIDLSSTHKKVRYFMGVSVSDIQLKSLEVSRSFQFVLPKFSIKYYLKSAQYVKLNYHTNSVIPRLEQLIDAPDNTNLQRSYIGNPNLRPEYGHNLSLNYFYLNPIKAYNVFVGVQASQMNHKIMNQTTVNSDLTTRISAINLGTYQNIGVIGGISGPIKTLKVAYNISPNFSWSRSHILLNGQKVAVNTSSYFTDISIKRLKKDKWDYKIGASWNNNETRYPSERSMDRKIQSYSWYVNLEYEFFQGFIFKLDYKFRKFVTIISESETEFHYLNVRLKKTIKHNWTLSVIANDILNQNTGIRTSSNLNQINTVQYNSINRYIMLAVEYKLRKNKTSKH from the coding sequence ATGAGATTGCTACTATTTCTATTATTTGTATTGGTGTATAGTAATATACATAGTCAATATAGATTGAGTGGTAGTTTATATGATGATACAAAAAAACCATTGCCTTATGCTACGGTGTTAGTGTTTAAACAAGCAGATTCAAGTTCTGTGGCACATGGAGTTACTGATTTAAATGGACGATATCAAATCAATATTCAGGAAAATGGAGCGTATCGTTTGAAGTATTCATATATGGGGTTTTCTGATAAAATCATTTCCTTAAACATTTATGAAGATTCCAATGATATAGAGATCCAGGATATGTTTTTAGAGCATTCCCCGGTGGAGTTGAAAACTTTAAACGTAATTTCAGAGCGTGTACCTGTTAAAATAAAGGGAGATACCATTCAATACAATTCTGAATCATTCAAAGTATCAGCAGGTTCTGATGTAGAACAATTATTGGAAAAACTTCCGGGTTTTGAAATAGATTCAGAGGGAAATATTATGGTGCATGGCAAAAGAGTGGAAAAAGTACTTGTGGATGGTAAAGAGTTTTTTGGAAATGATTTGAAAATTGCGACAAAGAATCTGGAAGCGGAAGCAATTCAATTTGTTGAAGTAACAGATAAGAAGTCCGATGAGGCCTTATTTACTGGATCAGAAGAGGACAATGAGATTAAAGTGGTGAATTTGACCTTAAAAGCACCCTATAAAACCGGAGCTTTTGGAAAAGCATCCGTAGGTGTTGGAACAGAGAAAACCTATCAAGGAAAAATTAATTACCATCAATTCAATCAAAATTCACGTTTGAGTATTATCGGTCATGTGAATAATGTCAATGAACGCATTTCTCCTAATCTGGGAGCTATTAAGAGTTATAGGTTTAACGCATTAAGAGGAATAGCCTCGAATGAAGGGATTCGAAGTTCATTATCACCAGGTTTAAATCTAAACCAACAACTAAGTGAAAAAGTAGAACTACAGATTTCTTATCATTACATAGAAGACCAAACCAAATTGGTAAAAGGTATAGCGTCTGATAACTTCTCTGGAGATACAACATACCAGTCTTATGAAGATATTTTAATGGACGAGATAAGTAAGAATCATGTGATCAAAACGAAATTAAAATGGAACCCAGGTACCAGAACTTTAGTGAGTTTAGAGAATGACATGGTACTATTTAGAAAGCATTTTGGAGGAGATTCCAGATTCCGTTATCCGGATGGAATGACAAACATTTTAAGTTTTACGAGAAATCTATCTCATACCACTTCAAATGGATTTGGAGGTTTATCACGATTATCTGTGACACATAAATTCAAAAAGGAAGGTAGAAACGTCAATCTGGTTGGGAATTTGAATGTATATCAGGAAAATAACAAATCACGTATACATAATTATCTCATCGGAGGTGAGCAATATCAAACGCAAAATTTTAATGGAAATAAAAGAAAATGGAGTATTGAAGGATATTTTACAGAACCGATTAATGGTTTTTGGAATGTCCGATTGGGGCAACAGTTTTTTCAGGAAAATGAATTACAAAATAGAAGTTCGAGTACCAATGAAGTTATAGATTCAACCGATTTTCAAGAAGGGAGCGGAACTATAAGAACGGTAACTGAAAATAAATCGTCAATAGACCTGAGCAGTACACACAAGAAGGTGCGTTATTTCATGGGGGTGTCAGTATCTGATATACAATTAAAATCATTGGAGGTATCCAGGAGTTTTCAGTTTGTATTACCTAAGTTCTCCATAAAATACTATTTAAAAAGTGCGCAGTATGTAAAGCTGAATTATCATACCAATAGTGTAATACCGCGTTTGGAGCAGTTAATAGATGCACCGGATAATACCAATTTACAAAGGAGTTATATAGGAAATCCGAATTTAAGACCTGAATATGGACATAATTTGAGCTTAAACTATTTCTATTTGAATCCGATTAAGGCTTACAATGTTTTCGTAGGTGTACAGGCGAGCCAGATGAATCATAAGATCATGAATCAAACTACGGTTAATTCGGATTTAACAACGCGTATCTCTGCCATTAATTTAGGAACTTATCAAAACATTGGAGTAATAGGAGGAATTTCAGGACCTATAAAAACACTAAAAGTAGCATATAATATAAGCCCTAATTTCAGCTGGAGCCGGAGTCACATATTATTGAATGGACAAAAAGTCGCAGTGAATACATCGAGTTATTTTACAGATATAAGTATTAAAAGACTTAAAAAAGATAAATGGGACTATAAGATTGGAGCGAGTTGGAATAATAACGAAACTAGATATCCATCAGAACGCAGTATGGATAGAAAAATTCAGAGCTATAGTTGGTACGTAAATTTGGAATATGAGTTTTTTCAGGGTTTTATATTTAAGTTAGACTACAAATTCAGAAAGTTTGTCACCATAATTTCGGAAAGTGAAACAGAGTTTCACTACTTAAATGTGCGTTTAAAAAAGACGATAAAGCATAATTGGACGTTATCTGTTATCGCAAATGATATACTCAATCAAAATACGGGGATTCGAACCAGTAGTAATTTAAACCAGATAAACACAGTACAGTATAACTCGATTAACCGTTATATAATGCTAGCTGTAGAGTACAAGTTGAGAAAGAATAAAACATCGAAACACTAA
- a CDS encoding pentapeptide repeat-containing protein produces the protein MKYIESEDFINQNYTEKKLPQAEYDNCYFKNCDFSNSDLSHSSFLECKFENCNLSNVNFNQTALKDVQFSKSKIFGVDFGICNTFLLAIHFSESQLNFCSFYQLDLKNSGFEECELQEADFTGSNLSGISFHECNLQQAQFENSNLESTDFRTAIHYSIDLDQNQIRNAKFSQDGLIGLLNKYDIVIE, from the coding sequence ATGAAATATATTGAAAGTGAAGATTTTATAAATCAGAACTATACCGAAAAGAAACTTCCTCAAGCCGAATACGATAACTGTTATTTTAAAAACTGTGATTTCTCAAATTCAGACCTATCTCATAGCTCTTTTTTGGAATGTAAATTTGAAAATTGCAATCTCAGTAATGTCAACTTTAACCAAACGGCTTTAAAGGATGTTCAGTTTTCAAAGTCCAAAATATTTGGGGTGGATTTTGGTATTTGTAATACTTTTTTACTGGCTATCCATTTTTCAGAATCTCAATTAAATTTCTGTTCTTTTTATCAATTGGATTTGAAAAATTCCGGTTTTGAAGAGTGTGAATTACAAGAAGCTGATTTTACTGGATCTAACTTAAGTGGAATTTCATTTCATGAATGCAATTTACAACAAGCTCAGTTTGAAAATTCTAATCTTGAATCTACGGATTTCAGAACAGCTATTCACTATTCTATCGATCTGGATCAAAATCAAATCCGAAATGCCAAATTTTCACAAGATGGGTTAATAGGGCTGTTGAATAAGTATGACATAGTAATAGAATAA
- a CDS encoding helix-turn-helix transcriptional regulator, which translates to MKKIHLDKNWGVFVGSFEDNKLHRHYAIQLSIRIHDEIKVIDSKGKEFIGEFLAVKDNDLHRLECSGNHILILFNPFSTLGHYIQNQIRDSIEILELDWSKEIKTWAEMVISDHMSFDELIDKLNTIWKQLDCSCENENHVSDLRIAKAIAYIEKHSLKIISVNEIAEHVNLSTDRFLHLFKNVTGMNYRRAQLWNKIQGSLPDLREHSITETAYKNGFSDSAHYTRTFKENFGFSPKFISKI; encoded by the coding sequence ATGAAAAAGATTCATTTAGATAAAAATTGGGGAGTATTTGTTGGAAGTTTTGAAGATAATAAGTTACACCGACATTACGCTATTCAGCTGAGCATTAGGATTCATGACGAGATTAAGGTTATTGATTCTAAAGGAAAGGAGTTTATCGGTGAGTTTCTGGCAGTAAAGGATAACGACCTACATCGGTTAGAATGTAGTGGAAACCATATTTTAATCCTATTCAATCCATTTTCAACTTTAGGACATTATATTCAAAATCAGATCCGTGATTCGATTGAGATATTAGAATTAGATTGGAGTAAAGAAATAAAAACCTGGGCTGAAATGGTTATTTCTGACCATATGAGTTTTGACGAATTGATAGATAAATTGAATACTATCTGGAAGCAATTAGATTGTTCCTGTGAAAATGAAAATCATGTCTCGGATTTAAGAATTGCAAAAGCTATTGCATATATAGAAAAACATAGTTTAAAGATCATATCTGTGAATGAAATTGCGGAACATGTGAATTTATCCACTGATAGATTTTTGCATTTATTTAAAAACGTCACAGGAATGAATTATAGAAGGGCGCAGCTATGGAATAAGATACAAGGTTCATTACCCGACCTTAGAGAACATTCTATTACCGAAACTGCTTATAAGAACGGATTTTCGGATAGTGCACATTATACCCGAACGTTTAAAGAAAATTTTGGTTTCTCTCCAAAGTTTATCTCTAAAATATAG
- a CDS encoding transglutaminase family protein, whose product MEKYLEETALLNFSHHSIEALIKSKEWDQLNEFDKVQKVYNFVRDEIKFGYNTGDDIQASRILEDGYGQCNTKSTLLMALLRAIEIPNRIHGFTINKALQKGAITGIWYQIAPENILHSWVEVWLDGKWYFLEGVILDRDYISVVQRENRETSGAFCGYGIYTEELQNPAIDWNKNHTFIQRMGINNDFGVFDSPDQFYEKHHQNLNLIKKWFYENVIRHLMNRNVNSIRNKSDVT is encoded by the coding sequence ATGGAAAAGTATTTGGAAGAAACGGCATTGCTAAATTTCTCGCATCATTCTATAGAAGCACTGATTAAATCTAAAGAGTGGGATCAATTAAACGAATTCGATAAAGTTCAGAAGGTATACAATTTTGTTAGAGATGAAATTAAATTTGGGTATAATACCGGAGATGATATTCAGGCTTCAAGAATTTTGGAAGATGGCTATGGCCAGTGCAATACAAAATCAACTTTGTTAATGGCATTACTGAGGGCCATAGAGATTCCAAATAGAATACATGGATTTACGATTAATAAAGCACTACAAAAGGGAGCCATTACAGGAATTTGGTATCAGATTGCACCTGAAAATATATTGCATAGTTGGGTAGAAGTGTGGTTAGATGGAAAATGGTATTTTTTGGAAGGAGTTATATTGGACCGGGATTATATAAGTGTTGTACAGCGTGAAAACAGAGAAACATCAGGGGCATTTTGTGGGTATGGAATCTACACTGAAGAATTGCAAAATCCGGCAATAGACTGGAATAAGAATCATACGTTTATTCAACGTATGGGAATTAATAATGATTTTGGTGTTTTTGATTCACCGGATCAGTTTTATGAAAAACATCATCAAAATTTAAATCTAATAAAGAAATGGTTTTATGAAAATGTAATCCGACATTTGATGAATAGAAATGTGAACAGTATTAGAAATAAATCTGATGTTACCTGA
- a CDS encoding N-acetyltransferase has product MIRTVGKQDAKSIARIYNHYVKYSIVTFDEYEISADEIEKRIEHWDKKYPWFVLEHDGEVVGYAYGSEWKKKSAYRSSVETTVYLVHNVIGKGLGHQLYSALISELKEMGFRMLIGCISLPNPESIRLHEKLGFEKKGQLDQMGFKLDRWIDVGYWQLKVN; this is encoded by the coding sequence ATGATAAGAACTGTAGGAAAGCAAGATGCTAAGAGTATCGCCAGGATTTACAATCATTATGTAAAGTATTCAATTGTTACGTTTGATGAGTATGAGATTTCAGCAGATGAAATTGAAAAACGAATTGAGCATTGGGATAAGAAGTATCCCTGGTTCGTATTGGAACATGATGGAGAAGTAGTCGGATATGCGTATGGAAGTGAATGGAAAAAGAAATCAGCTTATCGGTCATCTGTAGAAACTACGGTTTATTTGGTTCATAATGTTATTGGTAAGGGTCTGGGGCATCAGTTGTATTCAGCTTTAATTTCAGAATTAAAAGAAATGGGATTCAGGATGTTGATAGGGTGTATTTCTTTACCTAACCCTGAAAGTATTAGATTACATGAAAAATTAGGATTTGAAAAGAAAGGGCAACTAGATCAAATGGGATTTAAACTCGATCGTTGGATTGATGTAGGATACTGGCAATTGAAAGTGAATTAA
- the meaB gene encoding methylmalonyl Co-A mutase-associated GTPase MeaB has product MHKAKNKAIERFIKSQKKDLDLEQIVSGVIAGNKQILAKAITLLESTHSSHTQLASEVVHKCLPHSGKSIRIGITGVPGVGKSTFIEAFGKYLTAQGIKVAVLAIDPSSNINKGSILGDKTRMETLSSHPLAFVRPSPSSGTLGGVANATRESVLLCEAAGFEVIIVETVGVGQSEYLVKDMVDFFLLLMLSGAGDEIQGIKRGIMEMADALFVNKADGKNEVASRKAAQAYQNALHLFPPREDEWIPQTGTCSAIQHEGIEKVWRIIQDFKTQQQNNNWFYQRRQNQAKTWLMDLVGFSLNDHFYKHPRVQSSLDKIINEVISGEKTPYAGAQELMRYYLDQA; this is encoded by the coding sequence ATGCACAAAGCCAAAAACAAGGCTATTGAAAGGTTTATTAAATCACAAAAAAAAGATTTAGATCTTGAACAAATTGTTTCTGGGGTGATTGCAGGGAATAAACAAATTCTCGCTAAAGCAATTACATTGCTGGAAAGTACACATTCATCTCATACCCAATTGGCATCTGAGGTTGTCCACAAATGCTTACCCCATAGTGGTAAATCTATTCGTATTGGAATAACCGGAGTTCCTGGTGTGGGAAAATCCACTTTTATCGAAGCCTTCGGTAAGTATCTTACTGCTCAAGGAATTAAAGTCGCTGTGTTAGCCATTGACCCGAGTTCTAATATCAATAAAGGAAGTATTCTTGGGGATAAAACAAGAATGGAAACTTTGTCCTCCCATCCATTGGCTTTTGTACGTCCCTCACCTTCTTCGGGTACATTAGGAGGTGTCGCCAATGCGACTCGCGAGAGTGTACTTTTATGTGAAGCAGCTGGATTCGAAGTGATTATTGTAGAAACCGTAGGTGTAGGACAAAGTGAATATCTCGTTAAGGATATGGTTGACTTCTTCCTTTTATTAATGCTTTCCGGTGCAGGTGATGAAATTCAAGGTATCAAACGTGGTATTATGGAAATGGCTGATGCTTTATTCGTAAATAAAGCAGATGGAAAAAATGAGGTTGCTTCTCGCAAAGCTGCACAAGCTTACCAAAATGCACTCCACCTCTTCCCTCCTAGAGAAGATGAATGGATTCCACAAACGGGCACTTGCTCAGCCATTCAACACGAAGGAATTGAAAAAGTATGGCGTATTATTCAAGATTTTAAGACGCAACAACAAAATAACAATTGGTTTTATCAAAGACGTCAAAACCAGGCCAAAACCTGGTTAATGGATTTGGTAGGCTTTTCATTAAATGATCACTTTTATAAGCATCCAAGGGTTCAAAGTTCATTAGATAAAATTATCAATGAGGTGATTTCAGGTGAAAAAACGCCTTATGCCGGGGCTCAGGAACTCATGAGATATTACCTTGATCAAGCTTAA